A single Muntiacus reevesi chromosome 9, mMunRee1.1, whole genome shotgun sequence DNA region contains:
- the CWC15 gene encoding spliceosome-associated protein CWC15 homolog, with translation MTTAARPTFEPARGGRGKGEGDLSQLSKQYSSRDLPSHTKIKYRQTTQDAPEEVRNRDFRRELEERERAAAREKNRDRPTREHTTSSSVSKKPRLDQIPAANLDADDPLTDEEDEDEDFEEESDDDDTAALLAELEKIKKERAEEQARKEQEQKAEEERIRMENILSGNPLLNLTGPSQPQANFKVKRRWDDDVVFKNCAKGVDDQKKDKRFVNDTLRSEFHKKFMEKYIK, from the exons ATGACAACAGCAGCTCGGCCAACTTTTGAACCTGCAAGAGGTGGAagaggaaaaggtgagggtgATTTGAGCCAGCTCTCAAAGCAGTATTCAAGCAGAGACCTACCCTCTCatacaaagataaaatatag ACAGACCACTCAGGATGCCCCCGAAGAGGTTCGAAACCGTGATTTCAGGAGAGagttggaagagagagagagagctgctgcaagagaaaaaaacagagatcGGCCAACCCGAG AACATACAACCTCCTCTTCGGTGTCAAAGAAGCCCCGATTGGACCAGATTCCTGCTGCCAACCTTGATGCAGATGACCCCCTAACAGAT GAggaagatgaagatgaagatTTTGAAGAGGAGAGTGATGATGACGACACTGCAGCTCTTCTTGCAGagctggaaaaaattaaaaaagaaagagctgaAGAGCAGGCCAGGAAG GAACAAGAACAAAAGGCTGAAGAAGAAAGGATTCGTATGGAAAACATTCTGAGTGGAAACCCTCTTCTTAATCTCACTGGCCCATCCCAGCCTCAGGCCAACTTCAAAGTTAAAAGAAG gtggGATGATGATGTTGTCTTCAAGAACTGTGCAAAAGGTGTAGATGAtcagaagaaagacaaaagatttGTAAATGATACGCTTCGATCTGAATTTCACAAAAAGTTCATGGAGAAATACATTAAATAG